A genomic region of Denticeps clupeoides chromosome 9, fDenClu1.1, whole genome shotgun sequence contains the following coding sequences:
- the LOC114796616 gene encoding E3 ubiquitin-protein ligase ubr3 isoform X3, with the protein MAASTQRRDKKTTAALLKTELARTDNSSGVRGLQELLDAVLSPEESAADAEALDWCKHLLAGGDSFEDFCKTVRSYDNAALCGLVWTANFVAYRCRTCGISPCMSLCAECFNHGDHTGHDFNMFRSQAGGACDCGDSNVMRESGFCRRHRLKTGEDVPSVPRELLLMSEMVLPRFIICIIQHLRDGYAEPDGSSERDLQKVLQQLELHISFLEELTKMGGAMRTVLTKILTNQQTFRELSMGQEENVYAKRNYEKYLSALRSSGLASVEEKGASADSGSGGGAAALGSLGATAAASPDPSSKEEDQYGGQNVGQRKRVKLTSSTKDPSIMDTLKHKCFLEELLFWTIKYEFPQKMVTFLLNMLPDQDYKITFTKTFVQHYAFIMKTLMKSHESDTMSNRIVHISVQLFSNEELARHVTEECQLLDVMVTVLLYMMESCLIRSELQGQGDEENSHHVVVNCGEALLKNNTYWPLVSDFINILSHQSVAKRFLEDHSLLMLWMSFVSFFQGMNLNKRELNEHVEFESQTYYAAFAAELEACAQPMWGLLTHCKVKETQDYTKTVVRYCLDALQIWFDNIGFVDEPAPNQVTFHLPLHRYYAMFLSKGVKCQGLDLDSLLPDQETLMKIMVHPLQIQASLSEIHSNMWVRNGLQIKGQAMTYVQSHFCNSMIDPDIYLLQVCASQLDPDYFISSVFERFKVVDLLTMASQHQNNALDSEQERPMLEGALTFLVILCSLRLHLGMSDDEILRAEMVSQLCMNDRTHSALLDLIPENPNPKSGIVPGSCSFEEMLSAVADFKAPVFEPGGSMQQGMYTPKAEVWEKEFDPIMVILRTVYRRDVQSAMDRYSAFLKQSGLHSGNPWPPYKERTALHPCYEGLVRLLHCKTLHIVIFTLLYKIWMDHQNMSEHVLCMVLYLIELGLDSQVQDGPGEEVPCIEENCHDSWFPSTNLLANLHHVINYVRVRVPETAPEVKREPPPSTSEDTSTFSQSSRRLSGNWRENLREAQVFSLVAERRKKFQEIINRSSREASQAVRPKSSASRWLPPGTQPQLVTEILEIRESMLSLLVKLHQKLSARQNSLSDVWLEQPHAERLAHGDGITAIERILAKAATRSRQSKRCIQEICGKVCPPVPPKKSSPSDKKTMDKEERRQRARERQQKLLAEFASRQKSFMETAMDVESPEADTAMDLGASEQPDCEVLYDCVICGQSGSSTDDRPFGLVVLLQASSVLGHRSRNDQPKRLPTSDEEHIYPEDTCGAACDVRLTLLQRFFKESSCLQSVSIGWDGGVYVQTCGHTLHIDCHKSYMESLRNDQVLQGFSVDKGEFTCPLCRQFANSVLPCRPGQVTEAGAWHAPCHKPAHVLVKEVEDLQDQLGIFPVSFTTETNLSKEMESVIKDIKNTTQKKYMDYGRNPGSPDNDFLFMYSVARTNLELELVHRGGNLCCGGASAAAKRSCLNQLFHVLAMHMRLYSIDSAYNPWTRLTQVTHSRESECGDDRPEVPMLFRDVPSLLIIFVLTMPQPLRKEHFTCVVKVLYPLLYTQALAALSIKFTPEERRAWLASGAHQKQSGFNTETSWEALLSHLVSELSAAKTLYEVKAEEGSTLSSTVWTPQSIELTLQQFCLPYLRLSCLLQHHLYGDGLTGCLNEEEFSVLSACLGLVSPAAQPGSQVSSASCLEWPVNPFALLSQWCSEVTSLPESQAEQTTLVVQDPRWEAPRLLHLPDNYNTIFQYYHRKACTACSKVPKDPALCLVCGAFVCLKGACCKQQGICECVLHSQHCGAATGIFLLINASVIIIIRGHRFCLWGSVYLDAHGEEDRDLRRGKPLFLCEERYRVLEQQWVSHTFDHINKRWGPHYNGL; encoded by the exons ATGGCGGCGTCGACGCAGCGCCGGGACAAGAAGACGACGGCCGCGCTGCTGAAGACGGAGCTGGCCCGGACTGACAACAGCTCCGGCGTCCGGGGGCTCCAGGAGCTCCTCGACGCCGTCCTCAGCCCCGAGGAGTCCGCGGCGGACGCCGAGGCCCTGGACTGGTGCAAGCACCTGCTGGCGGGAGGGGACAGCTTCGAGGACTTCTGCAAGACGGTCCGCTCGTACGACAACGCCGCCCTGTGCGGCCTGGTGTGGACCGCCAACTTCGTGGCGTACCGCTGCCGGACGTGCGGCATCTCGCCGTGCATGTCGCTGTGCGCCGAGTGCTTCAACCACGGCGACCACACGGGCCACGACTTCAACATGTTCCGGAGCCAGGCCGGCGGGGCCTGCGACTGCGGGGACAGTAATGTCATGCGGGAGAGCGG GTTCTGTCGGCGGCACCGATTAAAGACCGGCGAGGACGTCCCTTCAGTCCCGAgggagctgctgctgatgtcGGAGATGGTCCTTCCGCGCTTCATCATCTGCATCATACAGCACCTGAGGGACGGCTACGCCGAGCCAG ATGGATCATCTGAGCGGGATCTGCAGAAGGTACTTCAACAGCTGGAGCTCCACATCTCCTTTCTAGAAGAGCTGACTAAGATGGGCGGGGCCATGAGAACCGTCCTGACCAAGAtcctgaccaatcagcagacgTTCAGAGAACTGAGCATGG GCCAGGAAGAGAACGTGTATGCAAAGAGGAACTATGAGAAGTACCTGTCGGCTCTGAGGAGCTCTGGATTGGCCTCCGTGGAGGAGAAGGGGGCGTCGGCTGACAGCGGCTCAGGGGGCGGAGCCGCGGCCCTCGGCTCACTGG GAGCCACCGCTGCAGCCAGCCCAGATCCTTCCAGCAAGGAG GAGGACCAGTACGGCGGCCAGAACGTCGGCCAGAGGAAGAGGGTGAAGCTGACCAGCAGTACCAAAG ATCCGTCCATTATGGACACTCTGAAGCATAAGTGTTTTTTAGAGGAACTGCTCTTCTGGACGATAAAGTATGAGTTTCCTCAGAAGATGGTCACTTTTTTACTCAACATGTTACCTGACCAAGACTACAAG ATCACCTTCACTAAAACATTTGTTCAGCATTACGCGTTCATCATGAAGACCCTGATGAAGAGTCACGAGTCCGACACCATGTCCAATCGCATCGTCCACATCAGCGTTCAGCTTTTCAGCAACGAGGAGCTGGCGCGCCACGTCACCGAGGAGTGCCAGCTGCTCGACGTCATGGTCACCGTCCTGCTGTACATGATGGAGAGCTGCCTTATTCGGAGTGAGCTCCAAGGTCAGGGAG ACGAAGAGAACAGCCACCACGTGGTGGTCAACTGCGGCGAGGCTCTTCTCAAGAACAACACCTACTGGCCTTTAGTTAGcgattttattaatattctctCACACCAAAGTGTAGCAAAGAGGTTCCTGGAGGACCACTCCCTGCTCATGCTGTGGATGAGCTTCGTGTCCTTCTTTCAAG GGATGAACCTGAACAAGCGGGAGCTGAACGAGCACGTGGAGTTCGAGTCGCAGACGTACTACGCAGCATTCGCCGCCGAGCTGGAGGCCTGCGCCCAGCCCATGTGGGGTCTGCTGACGCACTGCAAAGTCAAA GAAACGCAGGATTACACAAAAACCGTAGTTCGCTACTGCCTGGATGCTCTGCAGATTTGGTTCGACAACATCGGCTTTGTGGACGAg CCGGCGCCCAATCAGGTGACGTTTCACCTACCGCTCCACCGCTATTATGCCATGTTTCTCAGCAAG GGGGTGAAGTGCCAAGGGCTGGACCTGGATAGTCTGCTCCCAGATCAAGAGACGCTGATGAAGATCATGGTCCACCCACTTCAGATTCAG gCAAGTCTGTCTGAGATCCACAGTAACATGTGGGTGAGAAACGGCTTGCAGATTAAAGGACAGGCAATGACCTACGTCCAGTCCCACTTCTGCAACTCCATGATTGACCCAGACATCTACCTGCTGCAG GTCTGTGCCTCTCAGCTGGATCCAGATTACTTCATTTCGTCAGTGTTTGAAAG GTTTAAAGTTGTGGATTTGCTGACCATGGCCTCTCAGCACCAGAACAACGCGCTGGACTCTGAGCAGGAGCGGCCCATGCTGGAGGGAGCCCTCACCTTCCTCGTCATACTGTGCAGCCTTCGCCTGCACCTGG GTATGTCCGATGACGAGATCCTCCGAGCTGAGATGGTTTCCCAGCTGTGCATGAATGACCGCACCCACAGTGCCCTTCTTGACCTT ATACCGGAGAACCCCAACCCCAAGAGCGGCATTGTGCCAGGCAGTTGCAGCTTTGAGGAGATGCTGTCGGCTGTAGCGGATTTTAAAGCACCCGTGTTCGAGCCCGGGGGCTCCATGCAGCAGGGAATGTACACACCGAAAG CTGAAGTTTGGGAGAAGGAGTTCGACCCCATCATGGTGATTCTGCGCACGGTGTATCGGAGGGACGTGCAGTCGGCCATGGACCGATACTCTGCATT TTTAAAGCAATCTGGACTTCACTCCGGGAACCCGTGGCCGCCTTACAAAGAGCGGACGGCTCTCCACCCGTGCTACGAGGGCTTGGTCCGGCTGCTGCACTGCAAGACGCTGCACATCGTCATTTTCACCCTGCTTTACAAG ATCTGGATGGACCATCAGAACATGTCTGAACACGTGCTGTGCATGGTGCTGTACCTGATAGAACTTGGCCTGGACAGCCAGGTGCAGGATGGGCCTGGTGAGGAG GTACCCTGCATTGAGGAGAACTGCCATGACAGCTGGTTCCCCAGCACCAACCTCCTCGCCAACCTTCACCACGTCATCAACTACGTGCGGGTGAGGGTCCCTGAGACGGCCCCCGAGGTGAAACGAGAACCTCCACCAAGCACCAGTGAAGACACCTCCACGTTCAGCCAG agcTCCAGGCGCCTGTCGGGGAATTGGAGAGAG aacctGAGGGAAGCCCAAGTCTTCAGTTTGGTtgcagagaggaggaagaagttCCAGGAGATCATCAACCGCAGCAGTCGGGAGGCCAGCCAGGCAGTGCGGCCCAAGAGCTCAGCCTCTCGCTGGCTCCCGCCCGGCACACAGCCCCAGCTGGTGACCGAGATCCTGGAGATCCGCGAGAGCATGCTGTCTCTTCTGGTCAAGCTCCACCAGAAGCTGTCGGCCAGACAGAACTCTCTGTCGGACGTCTGGCTGGAGCAGCCCCACGCTGAGCGCCTGGCCCACGGTGACGGCATCACCGCCATCGAACGCATCCTGGCCAAAGCTGCCACCCGGAGTCGCCAGAGCAAGCGCTGCATCCAGGAGATCTGCGGCAAGGTGTGTCCACCAGTTCCCCCCAAAAAGAGCAGCCCCTCTGACAAGAAGACCATGGATAAGGAAGAGAG ACGCCAGAGGGCTCGGGAGCGACAGCAGAAGCTCCTGGCCGAGTTCGCCTCCAGGCAGAAGAGCTTCATGGAGACGGCCATGGACGTGG AGTCGCCAGAAGCAGACACCGCCATGGACCTGGGCGCGTCGGAGCAGCCCGACTGCGAGGTTCTGTACGACTGCGTCATCTGTGGCCAGAGCGGATCCTCCACCGACGACAGGCCGTTTGGACTGGTGGTCCTGCTTCAGGCCTCCTCAG TGCTGGGCCACCGGAGCAGGAATGACCAGCCCAAGCGGCTGCCCACCAGCGACGAGGAGCACATCTACCCCGAGGACACATGCGGCGCCGCCTGCGACGTCAGACTGACGCTGCTGCAACGATTCTTTAAAGAA AGCTCGTGTCTGCAGTCAGTGTCCATTGGTTGGGATGGAGGGGTGTACGTACAGACCTGCGGACACACCCTTCACATAGACTGCCATAAATCCTACATGGAGTCCCTACGG AATGACCAGGTGCTGCAGGGCTTCTCTGTGGATAAGGGCGAGTTCACCTGTCCCCTCTGCCGACAGTTTGCCAACAGCGTGCTGCCCTGCCGGCCCGGCCAGGTGACGGAGGCGGGCGCCTGGCACGCGCCCTGCCACAAGCCCGCCCACGTTCTggtgaaggaggtggaggacctGCAGGATCAGCTGGGGATTTTCCCAGTAAGCTTCACT aCCGAGACCAACCTGAGTAAAGAGATGGAGTCGGTGATAAAGGACATTAAAAACACTACACAGAAGAAATACATGGACTATGGCAGGAATCCCGGCTCTCCCGACAATGACTTCCTCTTCATGTATTCAGTGGCCAG GACCAacctggagctggagctggtcCATCGAGGAGGAAACCTGTGCTGCGGCGGAGCCAGCGCCGCTGCCAAACGCTCCTGTCTGA ATCAGCTGTTCCATGTGTTGGCCATGCACATGCGGCTGTACAGCATCGACTCGGCGTACAACCCGTGGACCCGCCTGACGCAGGTCACACACAGCCGGGAGTCCGA GTGTGGTGATGATCGTCCAGAGGTGCCCATGCTTTTCAGAGACGTGCCCTCCCTCCTCATCATCTTCGTCCTCACCATGCCACAGCCTCTGCGCAAAG AGCACTTTACTTGCGTGGTGAAAGTGTTGTACCCGCTGCTGTACACTCAGGCGCTGGCTGCGCTCTCCATTAAATTCACTCCCGAGGAGAGACGGGCGTGGCTCGCGTCCGGGGCTCACCAAAAG CAGAGTGGCTTCAACACCGAGACGTCATGGGAAGCGCTCCTCAGCCACCTGGTCAGCGAGCTCTCGGCAGCAAAAACTTTATACGAGGTCAAGGCCGAGGAGGGATCCACG CTGAGCTCCACGGTGTGGACTCCACAGTCTATAGAGTTGACCCTGCAGCAGTTCTGCCTGCCTTACCTGCGCCTGTCCTGCCTGCTGCAGCACCACCTTTATGGAGACGGTCTCACAGGCTGCCTG AACGAGGAGGAGTTCTCGGTGTTGTCCGCTTGTCTTGGCCTGGTGTCCCCTGCAGCGCAGCCCGGCAGCCAAGTGAGCAGCGCGTCCTGCCTGGAGTGGCCGGTCAACCCCTTCGCCCTGCTGTCCCAGTGGTGCTCCGAGGTGACCAGCCTCCCGGAGTCCCAGGCGGAGCAGACG actCTGGTGGTCCAGGATCCCCGGTGGGAAGCTCCCCGCCTGCTCCACCTGCCAGACAACTACAACACCATCTTCCAGTACTACCACCGCAAGGCCTGCACCGCCTGCAGCAAGGTGCCTAAAGACCCCGCCCTCTGCCTTGTCTGCGGGGCCTTCGTCTGCCTCAAGGGGGCGTGCTGCAAGCAACAGGGCATCTGCGAATGTGTTCTT CACTCTCAGCACTGTGGAGCCGCCACGGGGATCTTCCTCCTGATCAACGCCTCGGTTATCATCATCATCCGAGGCCATCGCTTCTGCTTGTGGGGGTCCGTGTACTTGGATGCCCATGGAGAAGAGGACCGAGACCTCCG GAGAGGCAAGCCTCTGTTCCTTTGTGAGGAGCGATATCGCGTGCTGGAGCAGCAGTGGGTCTCACACACCTTCGACCATATCAACAAGCGCTGGGGTCCACACTACAATGGACTTTGA
- the LOC114796616 gene encoding E3 ubiquitin-protein ligase ubr3 isoform X2 has protein sequence MAASTQRRDKKTTAALLKTELARTDNSSGVRGLQELLDAVLSPEESAADAEALDWCKHLLAGGDSFEDFCKTVRSYDNAALCGLVWTANFVAYRCRTCGISPCMSLCAECFNHGDHTGHDFNMFRSQAGGACDCGDSNVMRESGFCRRHRLKTGEDVPSVPRELLLMSEMVLPRFIICIIQHLRDGYAEPDGSSERDLQKVLQQLELHISFLEELTKMGGAMRTVLTKILTNQQTFRELSMGQEENVYAKRNYEKYLSALRSSGLASVEEKGASADSGSGGGAAALGSLGATAAASPDPSSKEEDQYGGQNVGQRKRVKLTSSTKDPSIMDTLKHKCFLEELLFWTIKYEFPQKMVTFLLNMLPDQDYKITFTKTFVQHYAFIMKTLMKSHESDTMSNRIVHISVQLFSNEELARHVTEECQLLDVMVTVLLYMMESCLIRSELQGQGDEENSHHVVVNCGEALLKNNTYWPLVSDFINILSHQSVAKRFLEDHSLLMLWMSFVSFFQGMNLNKRELNEHVEFESQTYYAAFAAELEACAQPMWGLLTHCKVKETQDYTKTVVRYCLDALQIWFDNIGFVDEPAPNQVTFHLPLHRYYAMFLSKGVKCQGLDLDSLLPDQETLMKIMVHPLQIQASLSEIHSNMWVRNGLQIKGQAMTYVQSHFCNSMIDPDIYLLQVCASQLDPDYFISSVFERFKVVDLLTMASQHQNNALDSEQERPMLEGALTFLVILCSLRLHLGMSDDEILRAEMVSQLCMNDRTHSALLDLIPENPNPKSGIVPGSCSFEEMLSAVADFKAPVFEPGGSMQQGMYTPKAEVWEKEFDPIMVILRTVYRRDVQSAMDRYSAFLKQSGLHSGNPWPPYKERTALHPCYEGLVRLLHCKTLHIVIFTLLYKIWMDHQNMSEHVLCMVLYLIELGLDSQVQDGPGEEVPCIEENCHDSWFPSTNLLANLHHVINYVRVRVPETAPEVKREPPPSTSEDTSTFSQSSRRLSGNWRENLREAQVFSLVAERRKKFQEIINRSSREASQAVRPKSSASRWLPPGTQPQLVTEILEIRESMLSLLVKLHQKLSARQNSLSDVWLEQPHAERLAHGDGITAIERILAKAATRSRQSKRCIQEICGKVCPPVPPKKSSPSDKKTMDKEERRQRARERQQKLLAEFASRQKSFMETAMDVESPEADTAMDLGASEQPDCEVLYDCVICGQSGSSTDDRPFGLVVLLQASSVLGHRSRNDQPKRLPTSDEEHIYPEDTCGAACDVRLTLLQRFFKESSCLQSVSIGWDGGVYVQTCGHTLHIDCHKSYMESLRNDQVLQGFSVDKGEFTCPLCRQFANSVLPCRPGQVTEAGAWHAPCHKPAHVLVKEVEDLQDQLGIFPVSFTTETNLSKEMESVIKDIKNTTQKKYMDYGRNPGSPDNDFLFMYSVARTNLELELVHRGGNLCCGGASAAAKRSCLNQLFHVLAMHMRLYSIDSAYNPWTRLTQVTHSRESECGDDRPEVPMLFRDVPSLLIIFVLTMPQPLRKEHFTCVVKVLYPLLYTQALAALSIKFTPEERRAWLASGAHQKSGFNTETSWEALLSHLVSELSAAKTLYEVKAEEGSTLSSTVWTPQSIELTLQQFCLPYLRLSCLLQHHLYGDGLTGCLNEEEFSVLSACLGLVSPAAQPGSQVSSASCLEWPVNPFALLSQWCSEVTSLPESQAEQTVTLVVQDPRWEAPRLLHLPDNYNTIFQYYHRKACTACSKVPKDPALCLVCGAFVCLKGACCKQQGICECVLHSQHCGAATGIFLLINASVIIIIRGHRFCLWGSVYLDAHGEEDRDLRRGKPLFLCEERYRVLEQQWVSHTFDHINKRWGPHYNGL, from the exons ATGGCGGCGTCGACGCAGCGCCGGGACAAGAAGACGACGGCCGCGCTGCTGAAGACGGAGCTGGCCCGGACTGACAACAGCTCCGGCGTCCGGGGGCTCCAGGAGCTCCTCGACGCCGTCCTCAGCCCCGAGGAGTCCGCGGCGGACGCCGAGGCCCTGGACTGGTGCAAGCACCTGCTGGCGGGAGGGGACAGCTTCGAGGACTTCTGCAAGACGGTCCGCTCGTACGACAACGCCGCCCTGTGCGGCCTGGTGTGGACCGCCAACTTCGTGGCGTACCGCTGCCGGACGTGCGGCATCTCGCCGTGCATGTCGCTGTGCGCCGAGTGCTTCAACCACGGCGACCACACGGGCCACGACTTCAACATGTTCCGGAGCCAGGCCGGCGGGGCCTGCGACTGCGGGGACAGTAATGTCATGCGGGAGAGCGG GTTCTGTCGGCGGCACCGATTAAAGACCGGCGAGGACGTCCCTTCAGTCCCGAgggagctgctgctgatgtcGGAGATGGTCCTTCCGCGCTTCATCATCTGCATCATACAGCACCTGAGGGACGGCTACGCCGAGCCAG ATGGATCATCTGAGCGGGATCTGCAGAAGGTACTTCAACAGCTGGAGCTCCACATCTCCTTTCTAGAAGAGCTGACTAAGATGGGCGGGGCCATGAGAACCGTCCTGACCAAGAtcctgaccaatcagcagacgTTCAGAGAACTGAGCATGG GCCAGGAAGAGAACGTGTATGCAAAGAGGAACTATGAGAAGTACCTGTCGGCTCTGAGGAGCTCTGGATTGGCCTCCGTGGAGGAGAAGGGGGCGTCGGCTGACAGCGGCTCAGGGGGCGGAGCCGCGGCCCTCGGCTCACTGG GAGCCACCGCTGCAGCCAGCCCAGATCCTTCCAGCAAGGAG GAGGACCAGTACGGCGGCCAGAACGTCGGCCAGAGGAAGAGGGTGAAGCTGACCAGCAGTACCAAAG ATCCGTCCATTATGGACACTCTGAAGCATAAGTGTTTTTTAGAGGAACTGCTCTTCTGGACGATAAAGTATGAGTTTCCTCAGAAGATGGTCACTTTTTTACTCAACATGTTACCTGACCAAGACTACAAG ATCACCTTCACTAAAACATTTGTTCAGCATTACGCGTTCATCATGAAGACCCTGATGAAGAGTCACGAGTCCGACACCATGTCCAATCGCATCGTCCACATCAGCGTTCAGCTTTTCAGCAACGAGGAGCTGGCGCGCCACGTCACCGAGGAGTGCCAGCTGCTCGACGTCATGGTCACCGTCCTGCTGTACATGATGGAGAGCTGCCTTATTCGGAGTGAGCTCCAAGGTCAGGGAG ACGAAGAGAACAGCCACCACGTGGTGGTCAACTGCGGCGAGGCTCTTCTCAAGAACAACACCTACTGGCCTTTAGTTAGcgattttattaatattctctCACACCAAAGTGTAGCAAAGAGGTTCCTGGAGGACCACTCCCTGCTCATGCTGTGGATGAGCTTCGTGTCCTTCTTTCAAG GGATGAACCTGAACAAGCGGGAGCTGAACGAGCACGTGGAGTTCGAGTCGCAGACGTACTACGCAGCATTCGCCGCCGAGCTGGAGGCCTGCGCCCAGCCCATGTGGGGTCTGCTGACGCACTGCAAAGTCAAA GAAACGCAGGATTACACAAAAACCGTAGTTCGCTACTGCCTGGATGCTCTGCAGATTTGGTTCGACAACATCGGCTTTGTGGACGAg CCGGCGCCCAATCAGGTGACGTTTCACCTACCGCTCCACCGCTATTATGCCATGTTTCTCAGCAAG GGGGTGAAGTGCCAAGGGCTGGACCTGGATAGTCTGCTCCCAGATCAAGAGACGCTGATGAAGATCATGGTCCACCCACTTCAGATTCAG gCAAGTCTGTCTGAGATCCACAGTAACATGTGGGTGAGAAACGGCTTGCAGATTAAAGGACAGGCAATGACCTACGTCCAGTCCCACTTCTGCAACTCCATGATTGACCCAGACATCTACCTGCTGCAG GTCTGTGCCTCTCAGCTGGATCCAGATTACTTCATTTCGTCAGTGTTTGAAAG GTTTAAAGTTGTGGATTTGCTGACCATGGCCTCTCAGCACCAGAACAACGCGCTGGACTCTGAGCAGGAGCGGCCCATGCTGGAGGGAGCCCTCACCTTCCTCGTCATACTGTGCAGCCTTCGCCTGCACCTGG GTATGTCCGATGACGAGATCCTCCGAGCTGAGATGGTTTCCCAGCTGTGCATGAATGACCGCACCCACAGTGCCCTTCTTGACCTT ATACCGGAGAACCCCAACCCCAAGAGCGGCATTGTGCCAGGCAGTTGCAGCTTTGAGGAGATGCTGTCGGCTGTAGCGGATTTTAAAGCACCCGTGTTCGAGCCCGGGGGCTCCATGCAGCAGGGAATGTACACACCGAAAG CTGAAGTTTGGGAGAAGGAGTTCGACCCCATCATGGTGATTCTGCGCACGGTGTATCGGAGGGACGTGCAGTCGGCCATGGACCGATACTCTGCATT TTTAAAGCAATCTGGACTTCACTCCGGGAACCCGTGGCCGCCTTACAAAGAGCGGACGGCTCTCCACCCGTGCTACGAGGGCTTGGTCCGGCTGCTGCACTGCAAGACGCTGCACATCGTCATTTTCACCCTGCTTTACAAG ATCTGGATGGACCATCAGAACATGTCTGAACACGTGCTGTGCATGGTGCTGTACCTGATAGAACTTGGCCTGGACAGCCAGGTGCAGGATGGGCCTGGTGAGGAG GTACCCTGCATTGAGGAGAACTGCCATGACAGCTGGTTCCCCAGCACCAACCTCCTCGCCAACCTTCACCACGTCATCAACTACGTGCGGGTGAGGGTCCCTGAGACGGCCCCCGAGGTGAAACGAGAACCTCCACCAAGCACCAGTGAAGACACCTCCACGTTCAGCCAG agcTCCAGGCGCCTGTCGGGGAATTGGAGAGAG aacctGAGGGAAGCCCAAGTCTTCAGTTTGGTtgcagagaggaggaagaagttCCAGGAGATCATCAACCGCAGCAGTCGGGAGGCCAGCCAGGCAGTGCGGCCCAAGAGCTCAGCCTCTCGCTGGCTCCCGCCCGGCACACAGCCCCAGCTGGTGACCGAGATCCTGGAGATCCGCGAGAGCATGCTGTCTCTTCTGGTCAAGCTCCACCAGAAGCTGTCGGCCAGACAGAACTCTCTGTCGGACGTCTGGCTGGAGCAGCCCCACGCTGAGCGCCTGGCCCACGGTGACGGCATCACCGCCATCGAACGCATCCTGGCCAAAGCTGCCACCCGGAGTCGCCAGAGCAAGCGCTGCATCCAGGAGATCTGCGGCAAGGTGTGTCCACCAGTTCCCCCCAAAAAGAGCAGCCCCTCTGACAAGAAGACCATGGATAAGGAAGAGAG ACGCCAGAGGGCTCGGGAGCGACAGCAGAAGCTCCTGGCCGAGTTCGCCTCCAGGCAGAAGAGCTTCATGGAGACGGCCATGGACGTGG AGTCGCCAGAAGCAGACACCGCCATGGACCTGGGCGCGTCGGAGCAGCCCGACTGCGAGGTTCTGTACGACTGCGTCATCTGTGGCCAGAGCGGATCCTCCACCGACGACAGGCCGTTTGGACTGGTGGTCCTGCTTCAGGCCTCCTCAG TGCTGGGCCACCGGAGCAGGAATGACCAGCCCAAGCGGCTGCCCACCAGCGACGAGGAGCACATCTACCCCGAGGACACATGCGGCGCCGCCTGCGACGTCAGACTGACGCTGCTGCAACGATTCTTTAAAGAA AGCTCGTGTCTGCAGTCAGTGTCCATTGGTTGGGATGGAGGGGTGTACGTACAGACCTGCGGACACACCCTTCACATAGACTGCCATAAATCCTACATGGAGTCCCTACGG AATGACCAGGTGCTGCAGGGCTTCTCTGTGGATAAGGGCGAGTTCACCTGTCCCCTCTGCCGACAGTTTGCCAACAGCGTGCTGCCCTGCCGGCCCGGCCAGGTGACGGAGGCGGGCGCCTGGCACGCGCCCTGCCACAAGCCCGCCCACGTTCTggtgaaggaggtggaggacctGCAGGATCAGCTGGGGATTTTCCCAGTAAGCTTCACT aCCGAGACCAACCTGAGTAAAGAGATGGAGTCGGTGATAAAGGACATTAAAAACACTACACAGAAGAAATACATGGACTATGGCAGGAATCCCGGCTCTCCCGACAATGACTTCCTCTTCATGTATTCAGTGGCCAG GACCAacctggagctggagctggtcCATCGAGGAGGAAACCTGTGCTGCGGCGGAGCCAGCGCCGCTGCCAAACGCTCCTGTCTGA ATCAGCTGTTCCATGTGTTGGCCATGCACATGCGGCTGTACAGCATCGACTCGGCGTACAACCCGTGGACCCGCCTGACGCAGGTCACACACAGCCGGGAGTCCGA GTGTGGTGATGATCGTCCAGAGGTGCCCATGCTTTTCAGAGACGTGCCCTCCCTCCTCATCATCTTCGTCCTCACCATGCCACAGCCTCTGCGCAAAG AGCACTTTACTTGCGTGGTGAAAGTGTTGTACCCGCTGCTGTACACTCAGGCGCTGGCTGCGCTCTCCATTAAATTCACTCCCGAGGAGAGACGGGCGTGGCTCGCGTCCGGGGCTCACCAAAAG AGTGGCTTCAACACCGAGACGTCATGGGAAGCGCTCCTCAGCCACCTGGTCAGCGAGCTCTCGGCAGCAAAAACTTTATACGAGGTCAAGGCCGAGGAGGGATCCACG CTGAGCTCCACGGTGTGGACTCCACAGTCTATAGAGTTGACCCTGCAGCAGTTCTGCCTGCCTTACCTGCGCCTGTCCTGCCTGCTGCAGCACCACCTTTATGGAGACGGTCTCACAGGCTGCCTG AACGAGGAGGAGTTCTCGGTGTTGTCCGCTTGTCTTGGCCTGGTGTCCCCTGCAGCGCAGCCCGGCAGCCAAGTGAGCAGCGCGTCCTGCCTGGAGTGGCCGGTCAACCCCTTCGCCCTGCTGTCCCAGTGGTGCTCCGAGGTGACCAGCCTCCCGGAGTCCCAGGCGGAGCAGACGGTG actCTGGTGGTCCAGGATCCCCGGTGGGAAGCTCCCCGCCTGCTCCACCTGCCAGACAACTACAACACCATCTTCCAGTACTACCACCGCAAGGCCTGCACCGCCTGCAGCAAGGTGCCTAAAGACCCCGCCCTCTGCCTTGTCTGCGGGGCCTTCGTCTGCCTCAAGGGGGCGTGCTGCAAGCAACAGGGCATCTGCGAATGTGTTCTT CACTCTCAGCACTGTGGAGCCGCCACGGGGATCTTCCTCCTGATCAACGCCTCGGTTATCATCATCATCCGAGGCCATCGCTTCTGCTTGTGGGGGTCCGTGTACTTGGATGCCCATGGAGAAGAGGACCGAGACCTCCG GAGAGGCAAGCCTCTGTTCCTTTGTGAGGAGCGATATCGCGTGCTGGAGCAGCAGTGGGTCTCACACACCTTCGACCATATCAACAAGCGCTGGGGTCCACACTACAATGGACTTTGA